The following is a genomic window from Streptomyces sp. BHT-5-2.
TCGGCCACCGAGGACCCCCGCTGGCCGGACTACGGCGCCAAGAGCCCCGAGGAATACGAGTGGTGGTCGTGGCGACTGTGCGGGATGGCCTGTCTGCGGATGGCACTGGACTTCTGGCAGCTCCCTACCCCCACCGCGATGGACCTGGCCGCCGAATGCGTGGAAGCGGGCGCCTACGTGCGCCATGCGGACGGCCTGCACGGCCTGATCTACGCACCGTTCGCGGCCTACGTGGAGCGCCGTTGGGGGTTGCTCGCCGAGTCCCGGCCCGAGCTACCCCGGGAGGAGATCCCCGCACTGATCGGCACCGGCCGACTCGTCCTCCTCTCCGTCCACCCGTCCATCCGGGACGCGGATGCCACCCCGCCGCAGCGGGGCGGCCATCTCGTCCTGGCCGTCGGCGTCACCCCTGACCATGTCGTCGTCCACAATCCCTCCGGACTCCCCGACCACTCACAGGAGTTCGCACACGTCACCTGGGACACGCTGGACCGGGTGTACGCCGGACGCGGGGTCGTACTGGGGAACCGCATCACGACATAGCCAAGCCCCCTGCCAGCCCGTCGAGTTGGCCAATCCGACGACCAACAACAGCTGTCCTCACCGCCCTCTGGTAATTGCTTGAGCAAGCAGTTACGTTGCCGACGTGATCGAGTTCGGGTCGAAATCGGATGGCGGCCCAGCCGCGCCCGCAGCACCCGCCGGTGACCGACCGGATCGGGCTTCAGGTCAGCACGGTCACCCGTCCGATCGGCCGCCCGGAGGCGCAGGATCCGGCCCGGCGGACCGCCGCCCCCGGCGACGGCCGGGCGGTCGCCGCCGGCATCACCGAGGCCGGCCGGCAGCGGTACGCGGAGGCGACGCCCACGTACCGCGCGGCCCTCGGTGCGGCCATGGGCGCCTCCCTCTCCAACGTCTTTCCCGCCGACCTCGCGGCATGGGTACGTACCGGCGAGTCGGCCGTGCGGAGCACGCCGCACGCCTCCGAAGGGATCCACCGATGACCACTGCTGACGAGCACTACGCACAACTGCTCGCCGAGCACTACACCTGGATGCTGGGCGGCGACATATCCGCCGCCGCCTCGGGCCAGCTCGAACTCCTCCGGGGGCTGGGCGTCCATGCGGAGTTCGCCGCCTCCGACGGGACCGGCAGCCGGTCCGACGAATACCGCAGCCGGTCCGGCAGTACGGACGACGGGGGCCCGGTCGGGGACACCCTCGCCGTCGATCTCGGTGCCGGCCCCGGTACGCAGACGCTGGCGCTGACCCGCCTCGGCTTCTCCCCCGTCGTCGCCGTGGACACCAGCGAGCGCCTGCTCGCCGAACTGACCGCGGCGCACGCACGCGCCGGCGGCGCCCCGGAGGCGATCCGCCCCCTCCGGCGGGACCTCCGCGACGCGCTCGCGGAGGCGGCGCCCCCGGCCTCCGCGGCCGTCGTGGTGTGCATGGGCGACACCCTCCCGCACCTGCCCGCCAGGGAGGACGTCAGCCGGCTGCTCCGCGACGTCGCGCACGCGCTGCGCTCCGGCGGCCACTTCGTCGCCACCTACCGCGATCTGACGGCCGAGCTGCACGGCACGGACCGCTTCCTGCCCGTCCGCAGCTCGGAGGACCGCCTGCTCACCTGCTTTCTCGAATACGTCGACGACGACACGGTGATGGTCAACGACCTGCTGCACACCCGCACTGCGGCGGGTTGGGAGATGCGGACCAGCAGCTATCCGAAGCTGCGGATTCCGGCGCAGTGGCTTGCGGAGCAGTGCCGCGCCGCCGGCCTGGACGTACGGCGGGACGAGACCGGACCTCGGGGTCTGCGGATCCTGCACGCCGTCAAACCGTGACGTGACGCGTCGAGGCGGCCCCGCCTCCGATGCCCCCGTATGAGTGATGGCCAACTCCCCCCATCACAAAGGAACATGGACAGGAGAAGCAAGAAGAGGCACGCGGGCAGCGGCAAGGACGAGAAGCGGCAACCGGTGGCGCAGCTGGAGCGGCTGGCGCAGCGCGGCGACGGGGAGGGAGCGCCAGGGTGGCAACGGATACGCACGGCGGGGCCACCGGGCGAGACGGGGTCCGGCGCATCCCCTCCGAGCGCCTCGGGCGGGACGGAGCGCGCCGCATCCCGTTCGGGGGCATCGGCCTCGCCCTCGCGCTGGCCGTGAGCGTCACCGGCGTCGCCTGGACGGCCGGGCTCGACGAGACCGGCGTGGAGGTCGCCCCGCCGAGCACCGACCCCCTCCACCATCCCTCTGCCGCCCCCGTCCCGCCCAGGGCGACGGCGACGGCGCCGTCGCCGTCGCCGTCGCCGGACCACGCTCGGCCCTCGCACCCGTAGGACCGCAGGCGCTGCCCCTCCGCTGCCTCCTGGCGTCCGCCGGGCGGCGCTCCCGGCGCGGCGCGCCACGTCCCCTC
Proteins encoded in this region:
- a CDS encoding C39 family peptidase, which translates into the protein MTSHRTRALVHPVPYHSQWASPELVPALLAGTMSATEDPRWPDYGAKSPEEYEWWSWRLCGMACLRMALDFWQLPTPTAMDLAAECVEAGAYVRHADGLHGLIYAPFAAYVERRWGLLAESRPELPREEIPALIGTGRLVLLSVHPSIRDADATPPQRGGHLVLAVGVTPDHVVVHNPSGLPDHSQEFAHVTWDTLDRVYAGRGVVLGNRITT
- a CDS encoding MarR family winged helix-turn-helix transcriptional regulator, whose protein sequence is MTDRIGLQVSTVTRPIGRPEAQDPARRTAAPGDGRAVAAGITEAGRQRYAEATPTYRAALGAAMGASLSNVFPADLAAWVRTGESAVRSTPHASEGIHR
- a CDS encoding bifunctional 2-polyprenyl-6-hydroxyphenol methylase/3-demethylubiquinol 3-O-methyltransferase UbiG, producing the protein MTTADEHYAQLLAEHYTWMLGGDISAAASGQLELLRGLGVHAEFAASDGTGSRSDEYRSRSGSTDDGGPVGDTLAVDLGAGPGTQTLALTRLGFSPVVAVDTSERLLAELTAAHARAGGAPEAIRPLRRDLRDALAEAAPPASAAVVVCMGDTLPHLPAREDVSRLLRDVAHALRSGGHFVATYRDLTAELHGTDRFLPVRSSEDRLLTCFLEYVDDDTVMVNDLLHTRTAAGWEMRTSSYPKLRIPAQWLAEQCRAAGLDVRRDETGPRGLRILHAVKP